A portion of the Juglans microcarpa x Juglans regia isolate MS1-56 chromosome 1D, Jm3101_v1.0, whole genome shotgun sequence genome contains these proteins:
- the LOC121241730 gene encoding pentatricopeptide repeat-containing protein At5g18950, with protein MARAPSPIFFIRQNPLTSPNPNTQIRNLALEIREADCRGGEIKPNPDHEPSRNAHNEFTEIAKEVCKITRTRPRWEQTLVSDFPSFNFSDPRFFNELIKHQNNVLLSLRFFHWLCSCDGFSPDPLSLNTLFNALVEAKACSVAKDFLDYTGFKPEQASLECYVRCLCEVGLVEEALDVFDRLRGDGINPSIATWNSALSGFLKVRRTDLVWKLYREMMESNVAAKVDVETVGYLIQAFCDDGKVSKGNELLRQVLEDGFDPENATFNRLISGFCKERQYDKVSELLHTMIAKNHAPTIFTYQEIINGLGKRRKWLEGFRIFNDLKNRGYAPDMVMYTTMIRGLCKLRWLGDARKLWFEMIQKGFIPNEYTYNALIYGFCKIGNLEEARKLYKEMCDRGYRETTVSCNTMIAGLCLNGRADDARGLFEEMPQKSVIRDVITYNTLIQAFCREGKIVESINLLKDLQVQGLQPSTQSFTPVIEKLCQMGDIQEAKKLWNDMESRGLIPMVCTRDHIITGLCDQGFIGEGMEWLLEMLKRNLKPKRSTFERLIQCLSQIDRPDDTLLVLDFMFRIGYTLQKGTCQSLVNKLCKENSHFVEALLGEVLERE; from the coding sequence ATGGCGAGGGCTCCATCACCCATCTTCTTTATTCGCCAAAACCCTCTTACTAGCCCAAACCCTAATACCCAGATCCGAAACCTTGCTCTTGAAATCAGAGAAGCTGATTGTCGCGGCGGAGAAATCAAGCCAAACCCAGATCATGAGCCATCACGAAACGCGCACAATGAATTTACTGAGATTGCCAAAGAGGTTTGTAAGATTACTCGTACGAGACCCAGATGGGAGCAGACCTTGGTCTCCGATTTCCCTTCCTTCAATTTCTCTGATCCCCGGTTCTTCAACGAGCTGATAAAGCACCAAAACAATGTGCTTCTGTCGCTCCGCTTCTTTCACTGGCTATGCTCTTGTGATGGTTTCTCACCTGACCCGTTGTCGTTGAATACCCTTTTTAATGCGCTCGTGGAGGCCAAGGCCTGTAGTGTTGCAAAAGACTTTCTTGATTATACAGGGTTTAAACCTGAGCAGGCTTCTTTGGAGTGCTACGTTCGTTGTCTTTGTGAGGTTGGGTTGGTCGAGGAAGCGCTTGATGTGTTTGATAGATTAAGAGGGGATGGAATTAACCCGTCGATAGCGACTTGGAATTCGGCTTTGTCTGGTTTTCTTAAGGTTAGGAGAACTGATCTCGTTTGGAAATTGTACAGGGAGATGATGGAATCCAATGTTGCGGCAAAAGTTGATGTTGAGACTGTTGGGTATCTTATTCAAGCTTTTTGTGATGATGGTAAAGTTTCAAAAGGTAATGAACTTCTTAGGCAGGTTTTGGAAGATGGTTTTGACCCTGAGAATGCTACTTTTAACAGATTGATATCTGGGTTTTGTAAGGAGAGGCAGTATGACAAAGTATCTGAACTCCTTCACACCATGATCGCAAAGAACCATGCTCCCACTATTTTTACCTATCAGGAAATCATCAATGGGCTCGGCAAGAGAAGAAAGTGGCTAGAGGGTTTTCGGATCTTCAATGATCTAAAGAACAGGGGGTATGCCCCAGATATGGTCATGTACACAACAATGATACGTGGTCTTTGCAAATTGAGATGGCTTGGTGATGCTAGGAAGTTGTGGTTTGAGATGATTCAGAAGGGGTTTATTCCAAACGAATACACATACAATGCACTGATTTATGGGTTTTGTAAGATTGGTAATCTTGAAGAGGCTAGGAAGCTGTACAAGGAGATGTGTGATAGAGGTTATAGAGAAACCACAGTGAGTTGCAACACGATGATTGCAGGTTTGTGTTTAAATGGAAGAGCGGATGATGCTCGTGGGTTATTTGAAGAAATGCCTCAGAAGAGTGTTATTCGTGATGTGATCACTTATAACACTCTGATTCAGGCCTTTTGCAGGGAAGGCAAGATAGTCGAGAGTATAAATCTGTTAAAAGACCTGCAGGTGCAGGGTTTACAGCCATCAACACAGTCGTTTACCCCAGTTATTGAAAAGCTTTGTCAGATGGGAGACATCCAAGAAGCAAAAAAATTGTGGAATGATATGGAAAGTAGGGGTCTGATACCAATGGTCTGTACTCGAGATCATATCATTACTGGCTTATGTGATCAAGGATTCATTGGGGAGGGGATGGAATGGTTGTTAGAAATGCTGAAGCGTAATCTCAAACCAAAGAGAAGTACTTTTGAGAGACTGATCCAATGTCTTTCACAAATAGATAGGCCTGATGATACTTTacttgttttagattttatgttTAGGATAGGTTATACTCTTCAAAAAGGCACATGCCAATCTTTAGTTAATAAACTTTGCAAAGAGAATTCCCATTTTGTTGAAGCACTTCTAGGGGAGGTCTTAGAAAGAGAGTGA